The Haloplanus sp. CK5-1 genome segment GGGGCGCTCCTGACCGTCCTCGCGCTCGCCCTGATGACGGTGTATCTCGACCCGCAGGCCGTCCTTCGGGAACTGGAGAGCGCCGACCGCGGTCTGGTCGCCGTCGCCGCGCTCGTCTACCTCTGTTCGTGGCCGCTGCGGGGTGCGCGCTACCGCGACATCCTCGACGAACTCGGCTACCGCGAACGCCTCGGCTTCCTCACGGGTGCGGTGTTCATCAGTCAGACCGGGAACCTCGTCTTTCCCGCACGGGCGGGCGACGCCGTCCGGGCGTACGTCGTGAAGGCGCGGCGGTCGATCCCCTATCCGACGGGCTTTGCCTCGCTCGCCGTCGAGCGCGTCTTCGACCTCCTGACGATCACCGTCCTCGGCGCGACGGTGCTCGTCGGCTTCGTCGTCACGGGGTCGACCGACCAGGTGGTGTCGGCCGTCTCCGGCGGCGTCCCCGGCGTCGACCCGCGGAGCGCCCGGGTCGCGCTCACCGTCGCGGCCGGCGTCGCGGTCGCGGCCGTCGTCGCCCTCGCCGTCATCGTCGCCAGCGCGCGCCGCGAGGGGAACCTGATCCGCCGGTCGCTGGCCCGCGTGAGCACTGACTCCTACGCCGACTACGTCGCGGGGATCCTCGAACGCTTCGTCGTCGACGTCCAGACGGTGGCCGCCGACCGCACCGCGTTCGCTCGCATCGGCGCGAACAGCCTCGCCATCTGGGGACTGGACGTGGTGACGGCGATCATCGTCCTTGCGGCGTTCGACGTGGGGTTGGCGCTCCCGACGCTCGTCGCCGTCGGCTTCTTCGCCGTGAGCGTCGGCAACCTCGCGAAGGTGTTGCCCCTCTCTCCCGGCGGAATCGGCCTCTACGAGGCCGCCTTCACCCTCCTGGTCTCCGGGTTGACGCCGGTGGCCGGCCCGACGGCCTTCGGCGCGGCCGTCCTCGACCACGCGGTGAAGAACCTCATCACCGTCGCCGGCGGCGTCGTCTCGATGCTCGCGCTCAACGTCTCCCTGACCGCCGCCGTCGACGAGACGGGCGAGGCCGAGCCGCCCGATCCGGGGCCGGATTCGGACTAGTGAAGCAGGTCGGCGAGGCGCTCGACCCCGTCGATCAGGGTCGGGCTCGGCTGGTTCAGAAGCGAGTCGTCGACGACGTGGACCGTCGGGTCGGCGGCCCACTCCCGGTCGGCGATCGTCGCTGGGTCGACACGCTCGCCGTGCCCACAGACGTGGAGGACCGCGTGGTCGGGGTCCGCGGCCGCCACCTCACTCCCGTCGACCGGCCGCGAGCGCTCGCCCGGATCGACGAACGGGTAGCGCCCGCCGGCAGTGGCGACGGCTTCGGGCACCCAGTTGCCGGCGGCCATCGGCGGATCGGACCACTCCTCGCAGTAGATGGTCGGACGGTCGTCCTCGGGTACGCGCTCCCGGACGCGACGGAGTCGGTTCCGACTCCGCTCGGCCAAGCGCTCCCCCGCGTCCGGGCAGCCGACCGCCCGCCCGAGGGCGGCGAAGCCCTCGATCACCGAGTCGAGCGTGTCGGCCGTCGTGTGGTGGACCGCGATCCCTCGGTCGCGGACGGCGTCGCGGACCTCCGCCTGTAGGGCGTCGCCGGTACAGACCAGGTCGGGATCGAGGTCGTCCAGGCGGTCGAGGTCGGGGTCGAGCCACCCGCCGAGCACCGTCGGATCGCCCGCGTCGTCGAGTTCGCCCCGACAGTGGGCCGTGACACCGACGAGGCGGTCGGCGACGCCGAGTTCCCGTAACGTGACGGTGGCGGCCGGTTCGAGCGAGACGATCCGGGCGGGGTCGGGCATGGTCGTCCCCACGCCCCCGACGGACAAGTAGGTCGGGGCGACGGCCCGACGAAAAGCAGGTCGGGGCGACGGCCCGACGAAAAGCAGGTCGGGGCGACGGCCCGACGAAAAGCAGGTCGGGGCGACGGCCCGACGAAAAGCAGGTCGGGGCGACGGCCCGACGAAAAGCAGGTCGGGGCGACGGCCCGACGAACGAGCGGACCGAGGAATCGGGAATCGACACCGATACTTGCCGTCGGTGGGCAGGTGCGTGCGATGCGGACCTCTCACGACCTCCACGTCGGCGACGCTGCCGACATGGACGCCGTCGCGGACGAGTCGGTCCACCTCGTCGTCACCTCGCCACCGTACCCGATGATCGACCTCTGGGACGACCTCTTTACGGCCCGCGACCCGGACGTTCGTGCGGCTCTGGAGGCGGGCGACGGCGACGCCGCGTTCGAACTGATGCACGCCCAACTCGACGACGTGTGGGCCGAGATCGACCGCGTCCTCGCTCCCGGTGGCATCGTCTGTGTCAACGTCGGCGACGCGACCCGCTCCATCGGCGGCGAGTTCCAGCAGTTCCCCAACCACGCCCGCATCGTCGACGCCCTTCGCGCACAGGGGTTGACGCCCCTCCCCGACGTGCTCTGGCGCAAGCCGACCAACAGCCTCACGAAGTTCATGGGGTCGGGGACGCTCCCACCGAACGCCTACGTCACGCTCGAACACGAGTACGTCCTCCTCTTCCGGAAGGGCGACACCCGGTCGTTTCCGCCGGGCGACGACCGGCGCTACGAGAGCGCCTTCTTCTGGGAGGAGCGCAACCGGTGGTTCTCCGACCTGTGGGAGATGCGCGGCGAGTCACAGGGCCTCGACGACTCGGCCCACGAGGAGCGTCGCGACCGCTCGGCCGCCTTCCCGCTCGAACTCCCGCTTCGTCTGATCCGCATGTTCTCGGTACGGGGCGACCGGATACTCGATCCCTTCGCGGGGACGGGGACGACGGCGCTCGCGGCGATGCACGCCGCCCGGAACTCCGTGGGATACGACCTCGACGGCGACCTGTTCGCCACCCTCGACGACCGGGTTGCGGACCTGCCCTCGGCGTCCCGACGGCGGGTCGCCGCTCGCCTCGACCGCCACCGCGAGGCCATGACCGACCGCGACGGCGACTACCCGGCCGAACACTACGACTTCGACGTGGTGACCGAGCGAGAGCGGCGCATCCGCTTCTACGCCGTCGCGTCGGTCACGACGCGGGAGGCGGGGCGGGCGTACGTTCTCGATCACGTCCCAGTCGACGGGACCGATTTAACTCCCCCCTCCGAAGATGGGGTATGAACTTCGACTCGTTCGTCCTCGCGGCGGCGACGGCCGACCTCGGCGACGAACCGGCGGCCCGACCCCACGCCGACGCCGTCGAGTTCCGGATGGACCTCGCGACCGATCCGCTGGCGGCCCTCGACGACTACGACGGCGACTTGCCGATCATCGCCACCAACCGTGACCCCGCGGAGGGCGGCGAGGCGGCCGACGACGAGGCCGACCGCCTCGCCGTCGTCGAGGCGGCGAGCGCCGTCGACGCGGTGGGGGCGGTCGATATCGAACTGTCGAGCCTCCGTGCGTCCGTGGGTGCGGACACCGCGGTGACCGCCCGCGACCACGGCGCGAGCGTCGTCGCGTCGGTCCACGACTTCGAGGGGACGCCCGCCGAATCCCGACTGACCGACCTGCTCGCAGCCGCCGCCGACTACGGCGACGTGGGCAAACTGGCGGTGACGGCGACCGACCGGGGTGACGCCCTCGCGCTCCTCTCCGCGACGCACGCGGCGACGGTGCGGGGTGACCGCGTGGCGACGATGGCGATGGGCGAGGCCGGTCGGCACACGCGGGCGGTCGCCCCGTGCTACGGGTCGAAGATCGGATACGCGCCCGTGGATCCGGCGGAGGCGACCGCACCGGGACAGTACGACTTGGCGACACTCGCCGACTTGCTCGACCGTCTCGGTGCCCGCCAGCGGACGACCGACCGATAGGGTATAAACGCGTGGCGTACACACCTCGGCGGCATGGTCGACTCGGACCGACGGGCGCTCGTCGCCGTCGCGGCGAGTGCCGTCGGCGCGCTGTTCGGTGTCGCGGGGTTGGGACACGCGTATCTCCGCGAGTGGGCCCGCGCGTTCGCGTGGTTCACGTTCGTCCTCGGGACGGGTCTTCTCCTGATCGCGGCGTTCACCGATCCGACGACGGTGACACTGGAGACGCTCCCGCTCCGGGTGACCCTTCCGCTTGCCGCCCTGCTCTTGGTCCACACCCTCGACGCCTACTACGTCGCTCGCCGGCCCCCGGCGTCCGGGTCCGCGGCGCCCTCGGCGGCCACGGACGGCCCGACCGTCGACTGCCCGTCGTGTGGCCGTGAACTGGATCCGGAGCTATCCTTCTGCCCGTGGTGTGCCGGTCCCCGGACCCCCGACGACGACGCCGACAGCCCGGAGTGACCGCTTACGGAAGTGCAAAGAGAAGGCTCCGCCTTTCAGGGCGGGGAGGATGTCAAGTCCGCAGGAAGTAGACCTGTTTCCGCGCGTCCTTGAAACTGTAGCGCGATCCGACGATGTCGGACTCCTCGAGCCGATTCAGCGCGTAGCGAACCGTCCGATCGGGGAGCAGCGACTCCTCGGCCAGTTGTCCCTGCGAGAGCGGTGACTCGCCTTCCAGAACCTTCGCGACGAGTTTCGCGCTCGGCGGCAAGTCGCGCAGCCGATCGCGGTATTCGGTGGTGGTCAGTTCCTCGTCGCCGACGGAATCCGTCGCTGTGGTGCTCATA includes the following:
- a CDS encoding helix-turn-helix domain-containing protein; the protein is MSTTATDSVGDEELTTTEYRDRLRDLPPSAKLVAKVLEGESPLSQGQLAEESLLPDRTVRYALNRLEESDIVGSRYSFKDARKQVYFLRT
- a CDS encoding site-specific DNA-methyltransferase, producing the protein MRTSHDLHVGDAADMDAVADESVHLVVTSPPYPMIDLWDDLFTARDPDVRAALEAGDGDAAFELMHAQLDDVWAEIDRVLAPGGIVCVNVGDATRSIGGEFQQFPNHARIVDALRAQGLTPLPDVLWRKPTNSLTKFMGSGTLPPNAYVTLEHEYVLLFRKGDTRSFPPGDDRRYESAFFWEERNRWFSDLWEMRGESQGLDDSAHEERRDRSAAFPLELPLRLIRMFSVRGDRILDPFAGTGTTALAAMHAARNSVGYDLDGDLFATLDDRVADLPSASRRRVAARLDRHREAMTDRDGDYPAEHYDFDVVTERERRIRFYAVASVTTREAGRAYVLDHVPVDGTDLTPPSEDGV
- a CDS encoding zinc ribbon domain-containing protein gives rise to the protein MVDSDRRALVAVAASAVGALFGVAGLGHAYLREWARAFAWFTFVLGTGLLLIAAFTDPTTVTLETLPLRVTLPLAALLLVHTLDAYYVARRPPASGSAAPSAATDGPTVDCPSCGRELDPELSFCPWCAGPRTPDDDADSPE
- a CDS encoding helical backbone metal receptor is translated as MPDPARIVSLEPAATVTLRELGVADRLVGVTAHCRGELDDAGDPTVLGGWLDPDLDRLDDLDPDLVCTGDALQAEVRDAVRDRGIAVHHTTADTLDSVIEGFAALGRAVGCPDAGERLAERSRNRLRRVRERVPEDDRPTIYCEEWSDPPMAAGNWVPEAVATAGGRYPFVDPGERSRPVDGSEVAAADPDHAVLHVCGHGERVDPATIADREWAADPTVHVVDDSLLNQPSPTLIDGVERLADLLH
- a CDS encoding flippase-like domain-containing protein: MDRPGAGTGSGGVEVSVVLPAYNEADTIESTVRTTLSALGEFLPPGTFEVLVAEDGCEDRTPAIADRLAAADDRVRHVHSDERLGRGGALERAFSTARGDTLVYFDTDLATDMRHLEELIERVRSGDADVATGSRWLPGEVADRPAKRGVPSRVYNRLVRLFLRSSLRDHQCGFKALSREAFDRLHDDVEDDHWFWDTELLIRAQRAGLTVAEFPVEWEPKGDTKVDLVRDVFGMGSQILRLWWQVSVSPRITRRVSVGAGALLTVLALALMTVYLDPQAVLRELESADRGLVAVAALVYLCSWPLRGARYRDILDELGYRERLGFLTGAVFISQTGNLVFPARAGDAVRAYVVKARRSIPYPTGFASLAVERVFDLLTITVLGATVLVGFVVTGSTDQVVSAVSGGVPGVDPRSARVALTVAAGVAVAAVVALAVIVASARREGNLIRRSLARVSTDSYADYVAGILERFVVDVQTVAADRTAFARIGANSLAIWGLDVVTAIIVLAAFDVGLALPTLVAVGFFAVSVGNLAKVLPLSPGGIGLYEAAFTLLVSGLTPVAGPTAFGAAVLDHAVKNLITVAGGVVSMLALNVSLTAAVDETGEAEPPDPGPDSD
- a CDS encoding type I 3-dehydroquinate dehydratase, with translation MNFDSFVLAAATADLGDEPAARPHADAVEFRMDLATDPLAALDDYDGDLPIIATNRDPAEGGEAADDEADRLAVVEAASAVDAVGAVDIELSSLRASVGADTAVTARDHGASVVASVHDFEGTPAESRLTDLLAAAADYGDVGKLAVTATDRGDALALLSATHAATVRGDRVATMAMGEAGRHTRAVAPCYGSKIGYAPVDPAEATAPGQYDLATLADLLDRLGARQRTTDR